One segment of Erigeron canadensis isolate Cc75 chromosome 2, C_canadensis_v1, whole genome shotgun sequence DNA contains the following:
- the LOC122588118 gene encoding uncharacterized protein LOC122588118, protein MPSWVRPEVYPLMAAMTFVTSICVFQLTRNVFMNPDVRVNKAHRTMAVLENHEEGQKYAEHGLRRFLRTRPPEVMPTVNAFFSDTTK, encoded by the exons ATGCCGAGTTGGGTGAGACCAGag gTATATCCTCTTATGGCTGCAATGACGTTTGTGACAAGCATATGTGTTTTCCAGCTTACTCGAAATGTTTTCATGAACCCCGATGTCAG agtgaATAAGGCTCACCGTACCATGGCTGTGCTCGAAAATCATGAAGAGGGTCAAAAATACGCTGAACATGGTCTTCGGAGATTCTTACGTACACGACCACCTGAGGTCATGCCGACTGTCAACGCCTTCTTCTCCGACACCACCAAATAG
- the LOC122588743 gene encoding PI-PLC X domain-containing protein At5g67130 — translation MELHIRLPFLLVVVVIQICLFINIATACSNGTCKLLDNCESDGDCEAGLYCFSCPQGFPGSKCVRSKATPVFNLMNNSLPFNKYAFLTTHNAFAIDNGTVRVTPTNQEDSVTQQLNNGVRGLMLDTYDFEDTVWLCHSFGGKCYDLTKFAPAIDTLKEIEVFLSANPTEIVTIILEDYVHAPNGLTNVFTDAGLKKYWFPVEKMPKNGQDWPLVSDMVANNQRLLVFGSNSSKEQSEGIAYQWNYMVENQYGDGGMKAGECPNRGESSPMNDTTKSLVLVNYFRTLPLKVLACGQNNGDLLDMTKTCHSDSANRWANFLAVDFYKRSEGGGTFQAVDLMNGELLCGCNDVHACVPGGGSCTP, via the exons ATGGAGTTACATATTAGATTGCCATTCTtgttagtagtagtagtaattcAAATATGTTTGTTCATCAATATCGCTACTGCGTGCTCTAACGGAACATGCAAG TTGCTAGATAATTGTGAATCGGACGGAGATTGTGAGGCTGGTCTCTATTGTTTCTCATGCCCTCAAGGATTTCCGGGCTCCAAATGTGTCCGCTCAAAGGCTACGCCAGTCTTCAATCTTATG AATAACTCTCTCCCATTCAACAAATATGCTTTCTTGACGACACATAACGCCTTTGCTATCGATAATGGGACCGTGCGAGTTACTCCGACGAATCAAGAAGACAGTGTCACTCAACAGCTAAAC aatGGCGTTCGTGGTTTAATGCTTGATACATACGACTTTGAAGACACTGTTTGGTTGTGCCATTCTTTTGGTGGAAAATGTTATGACCTCACCAAATTT GCACCAGCTATAGACACTTTGaaagaaattgaagtttttCTATCAGCAAATCCAACAGAAATAGTGACAATCATTCTTGAAGACTATGTACATGCACCTAATGGTTTGACCAATGTCTTTACTGATGCGGGTCTGAAAAAGTACTGGTTTCCGGTAGAAAAAATGCCTAAAAATGGCCAAGATTGGCCTTTGGTTAGTGACATGGTGGCAAACAATCAAAGGTTACTTGTTTTTGGCTCAAATAGTTCCAAGGAACAAAGTGAAGGAATTGCCTACCAATGGAACTACATGGTTGAAAACCAAT ATGGGGACGGTGGAATGAAGGCAGGGGAATGCCCGAACAGAGGAGAGTCGTCTCCAATGAACGACACAACAAAATCACTTGTTTTAGTAAACTACTTCCGTACTCTTCCTTTAAAAGTGTTGGCATGTGGTCAAAACAATGGCGACCTCTTGGACATGACCAAGACTTGCCACAGTGACTCTGCTAATCGTTGGGCCAACTTCCTTGCTGTCGATTTTTACAAG AGGAGTGAAGGAGGTGGAACATTTCAAGCCGTCGATTTGATGAATGGAGAGCTTTTGTGTGGATGCAACGACGTACATGCTTGCGTG CCTGGTGGAGGAAGCTGTACACCCTAA